The following DNA comes from Mycobacteroides immunogenum.
AAGAAGTTCTTCCTGCCGAAGATCGCCGCGGGCAAGCTGCACTTCTCCATCGGCTACTCCGAGCCCGGCGCCGGCACCGACCTCGCCTCGCTGCGTACCTCGGCGGTCCGCGATGGCGATGACTACGTCATCAACGGCCAGAAGATGTGGACAAGCCTCATCGAGTACGCCGACTACATCTGGCTGGCGGTGCGCACCAACACCGAGGTCAAGAAGCATCGCGGTATTTCCATGCTCATCGTGCCCACCACCGCCGAGGGCTTCTCGTACACCAAGGTCCGCACCATGGCCGGGCCCGGCACCAGCGCCACGTATTACCAAGATGTGCGTGTGCCGGTCACCAGCCGGGTGGGCGAAGAGAACGCGGGCTGGAAGCTGGTGACCAATCAGCTCAATCACGAGCGGGTGGCCCTGGTCTCGTCGGCGCCGATCATCACCGCGCTGCGCGAGGTGCGCGAGTGGGCCCAGAACACCAAGGGGCCGGAGGGCCGGATCATCGATTCCGAATGGGTGCAGCTGAACCTGGCGCGCGTCCATGCCAAGGTCGAGTACCTCAAGCTGATCAACTGGGAGCTGGCCTCCACCACCGACGCGGCTCCCTCCCCTGCCGACGCCTCTGCCACCAAGGTCTTCGGCACCGAGCTGGCCACCGAGGCCTACCGCCTTCTCATGGAGGTTCTCGGCACGGCCGCGACGCTCCGTCAGGACTCCCCCGGCGCGCAGCTGCGTGGCCGCGTCGAGCGGATGCACCGGGCGTGCTTGATCCTCACCTTCGGCGGCGGCACCAACGAGGTGCAACGCGACATCATCGCGATGACCGCTCTTGGCCAACCCGCGGCAAGCCGCTAGAAGGGACTGCACTGCAATGGATTTCTCCCTTACCGAGGCGCAGACCGACCTCGCCGGCCTGACCCGCACCATCGCATCGGCGATCAGCACGCCGGAGCGCCAGAAGGAACTCGACAAGCAGGACAGCCGGTTCGATTGGCAGCTGTGGACCAAGCTGGTCGAGGCCGACATATTGTCCACCGCCGCTCCCGAATCGGTGGGCGGCGGCGGATTCGGCGTGCTGGAGCAGTCGTCGATTCTCGTGGAACTGGGCCGCGAACTGGCCGCCGTTCCCTACCTGGAATCGGTGGTGTTGGCAGCCGGAGCACTCGCCACCTTCGGCTCCGAAGCTCTGCGGAACGATTGGGCCGCACCGGCTGTCGCGGGTAAGAAGGTCCTGACCATCGCTCTCGATGGCGAGCCCGGCGAAGGGCCGGTGGCCGCGCGCACCGAGGGTGCGGGCTATGTGCTGACCGGCAACCGCGTCCTGGTGCCGTTCGGTGTCGAAGCCGACGCGTACCTGGTGCCCGCCGAGACCGAGACTGGTACCGCCGTTTTCCTGGTGTCCGCCCAGGACACCGGCGTCACCCAGGAGGCTCTGCACACCACCGGCAAGGACAGCTCCGCCGAGCTGATCCTGTCCGAGGTCCCGGTCGCGGCCGACCGCAAGGTCGGCGGCGTGGAGATTGTGGAATGGCTTCGGCTGCGGGAATCGTTGGGCCACAGCGCGTACCAACTGGGTGTGCTGGAACGGGCGCTGGAGCTGACTGCCGACTACGCGCGGACCCGCGAGCAGTTCGGTAAGCCGATCGGCGGCTTCCAGGCGGTCGCACAGCGGCTGGCCGACGGATACATCGACGTCAAGGGTCTGCGCCTGACCTTGTGGCAAGCCGCGTGGCGGGTTTCGGAGGATCTCCCCGCCGACGTCGACGTCGCCACGGCCAAGTTCTGGGCCGCAGATGCCGGGCACCGCGTCGCACACACCGCCGTTCACGTGCACGGCGGTGTGGGTATCGACGAGGACCATCCGGTGCACCGCTACTTCCTGGCCGCCAAGCGGGGCGAGTTCGCCTCGGGCAGTGCAACGGAGCAGCTGCGCCGGATCGGCCGCGAGCTCGCCGATACGCCTGCCTAGTATCGGGTTGTGAGCACGCCGCAGGACGCAACGGTTACGCAGCTGCTGGCCAACCTGGCCGATGTCGAGGACCGGGGGCTGCATTTCGAGGGCTCATTCACGTCCTGGCGCGATCACGTGGCCGAAAGCCGCCGTCTGGCTTCGGCATTGCGCGCGCGTCTGGATTCGTCGAAGCCACCGCATATCGGCGTGATCCTGGAAAACACACCCGGGTTCGCACGCCTGCTTTCCGCTGCCGCATTAGGTGGCCTGGTGCTGGTGGGCCTGAACTCAACGCGGCGCGGATCGGCATTGCAGCGTGATGTCGAGCTCGCCGACTGTCAGTTCGTGATCACTGATGAGTCCGATACCGTTGCTGGCCTCCAACATCCGCTGATCGAGATCGCGGATGTGCGGCCGGACAACCTGTTCATGCTCATCTTCACCTCGGGTACCAGCGGCGATCCCAAGGCCGTCCAGATCACTCACGCCAAGGTGGCCTCCGCCGGCATCATGCTGTCATCGCGGTTCGGTCTTGGCCCCAGCGACACCTGCTATCTGTCGATGCCCATGTTCCATTCCAATGCGGTGCTCGCGGGCTGGTCGGTGGCACTCGCGGCGGGTGCCTCGATTGCGCTGCGACGCAAGTTCTCCGCGTCCGGTTTCCTCGACGATGTCCGCGCCTACGGGGCGACGTACGCCAACTACGTCGGCAAGCCCATGTCCTATGTGTTGGCGACACCGGAGCGGTCCGACGACGCCGAGAACCCGCTGAAGTTCATGTACGGCAACGAGGCGGCGGTCGGCGATACCGACAGGTTCGCCAAGCGATTCGGCGCCTTCGTGGTCGACGGGTTCGGGTCGACTGAGGGCGGCGTAGCGCTGGGCTGGGCGCCGGGGACGCCGCCGGGCGCCATCGGTCCGCTCACTCCCGACGTCCAGATTCTCGACATCCAGACCGGGAAGCCCTGTCCTCCGGCGATTTTCGATCACAGCGGCAAGGTGGTCAACGCCGCAGAGGCCACCGGCGAGCTGGTGAACGTGACCGGCCCCGGCCGGTTCACCGGCTACTACAAGAATCCCGAAGCCGACGCCGAACGTATGGTCGACGGCAAGTACCACAGCGGCGACCTCGCTTACGCCGACGCGAACGGGTATGTGTACTTCTCCGGACGCCTGGGCGACTGGCTGCGCGTCGACGGCGAGAACCTGGGCACCGCTCCGATCGAACGGGTGCTGCTGCGCCATCCGGATATCACCGAAGCCGCCGTCTACGGCATTCCCGATCCCACCGTCGGCGACCGGGTGATGGCGGCGCTGGTGGTACGCGACGGTTTCGAGGCATCGGCGCTGGTCGAGTTCCTATCCGCGCAGGAGGATCTCGGGCCCAAACAGTGGCCGACATTCGTCCGCGTCGGTACCGACCTCCCGCGAACCGCGACGTTCAAGGTGGTCAAGCGGCAGCTCGCGGCGGAGGCACTGGACACCACCGACCCGCTGTGGCGGCTCTCCGGGACCACCTACATTCAACCCTGACACCAGTGTGCGGATCCGGTCGAAATCTCGCCAATATTCGACACTATCCGCACACTCGGGTGACTGTCGGTGGTCCGTGCCAGGCTGCGCCCATGGCGGACGTACCGTGGCCGGTCATCAGGGCCGAGGCACTCGCGAACCGTGTCGTCACCGGGTACGCCCTGCGACAACTCACCGCGCTGTACCCCGGCGTTTACGTGCCCGCGGACGCGGAGCTCACACCGCGCAAGCGAGCGGAAGCGGCGTGGCTATGGTCCAAACGCCACGGAATCGTGGCCGGCATATCCGCTGCCGCATTGCATGGCGCCAAATGGCTACCACAGGATGGTCCCGCTGAACTCATCCACACCAATCGCCGCGCTCCACGCGGAATCTCGCTATGGAGTGACCATCTGCCGAGCGGCGAGCAGACGGTGGTCGACGGGCTACCTGTCACCACACCCGCACGAACCGCATACGACATCGGACGACGAACCTCCGTCGATCTGGCAGTAGAACGTCTGGACGCACTGATGAATGCCACGGGGCTTTCCGTCGCCGACATCGTGACCATAGTGGCGGACCATCGCGGCGCACGGGGGCTCAATCGCCTCATCCAGGTACTCGATCTGGTCGATGGCGGCGCCGAATCACCATGGGAGACACGCACCCGCCTCATCGTTGTCCGGGCCGGATTCCCCACCCCACAGACTCAACTCGTTGTCCGGAATCGTTTCGGCGACTTTATCGCCCGCCTGGACATGGGGTGGGAAGACCGCAAGGTGGGCATCGAATTCGACGGTGCGCAGCATTGGACGAGCGCGCATCAACGGACCCGGGACATCGACCGCGCCACCGAGCTCGCCGACGAGGGGTGGCGCATCATTCGGGTGAGCTCCGACATGGTGCGCCATCGTGCGGGAACGATCGTCGCCAGGGTCGCGGAAGCATTCACTGCGCTGGCCGCGTAGATCGAGCGTGCGAATCCGGTCGAAATCCCGGCAGAAATCGACACAATCCGCACGCTCGGCGGGTGAAGCTAGCCGCGGATCTCGTTCAGCCGGTCGACGGTGCTCTCGAATCCGGCCACCAGGTCGGCCACAATCTCAGCGGTGGGCCGAATCTCGTTCATCCGTCCCACGATCTGCCCCGCGGGGAAGCAGACAGTCTCGGGGTCATGCGCGCGATTCATCCGCTCGTGTGCCCCGCTGACCAGAATGTTCTGCAGAGGCATCGGCAGCGGCGTCGGCGCGTCCTCGGCATCCCAGGCCTGCGTCCATTTGGTCTTCAGCAGCCGCGCCGGTTTCCCGGTGTAGATGCGGGTACGCACGGTGTCGCTGGAGGTGGCCTTCAGCAGCGCCTGCTGCACCACGGAATCGCCACCGGCGGTGACGGTTCCGAGGTCGTACTCGGCGGCGGTCAGCCAGATGGAGCCGGTCCACACACCCGAAGCACCGAGTGCCAGGGCTGCCGCCGCCTGCCTGCCGCTGCCGATACCGCCGGCCGCCAGCACCGGGGCGCTGCCGTCGAGGGCATCCACAATCTCGGGCCAGAGCACCATGGATGCCACATCGCCGGTATGTCCACCGGCCTCATAGCCTTGGGCCACCACGATATCGACGCCGTTTTCGACGTGCCGTTTGGCGTGTTCGGCCTTACCCGCGAGTGCGGCCACCGGCACGCCATGCTCGTGCGCCTGGTCGATCACGTCCTTCGGCGGAGAGCCGAGCGCATTGGCGATCAGCTTGATCGGATGCTTGAGCGCGACTTCCACATGCGAGCGGGCCACCGAATGCAGCCAGCCCAACACCCCCGCCGACTCACGTTCGCCCGGCAGTGGGGGCACGCCCAGGTCGGCAAGAGTCTTCTCGACGAAGTCCTTGTGCCCCTGCGGGATCAGTTTGTCGATGTCCACCGCGGTGCCCTCGGTGGGCACCTTGGCCGGCATCACGATGTCGACACCATAGGGCTTGCCGTCGGTGTTCTCATCCATCCAATTCAGAACGGCGTCCAACTCGTCGGGATCGTTGAAGCGGACACACCCCAGCACACCCATGCCGCCCGCGCGGGTGATGGCCGCGGCGACCTTTTCCGACGGCGTGAAACCGAATATCGGATAACGGATTCCGAACCGCTCACACAGGTCGGTATGCATGGTCAGGCTCCCGTGTTGACGTGCTTGGAGTTCACCAGGTCCACCTTCTCGGTTTCGGAGATCTCCTTGGCCCAGCGGTAGTCGGCCTTACCCGCGGGGTTGCGCTTGACGGACTCCACGATCCAGACGCTGCGCGGCACCTTGTATCCAGCGATCTCCTTGCGCGCGTGGATATCCAGGTCCTCAAAGGTGAGCTCCACGCCCTCACGCACCGCGATGACGGCACCCACATGCTGGCCCCACTTCTCATCGGGCACGCCGACGACAACCGCGTCGAACACCGCCGGGTGCCCCTTCAGGACACTCTCGACCTCTTCGGGGAACACCTTCTCGCCGCCGGTGTTGATCGATACCGATCCGCGCCCGAGCATCGTCACGGTGCCATCCGCTTCGACGGTCGCCCAGTCACCGGGGATCGCGTACCGCACACCGTTGAACGTCTTGAAGGTCTCGGCGGTCTTCTTCTCGTCCTTGAAGTATCCGACCGGGATATGACCGCTCTTGGCGATGAGCCCGCGCACCCCGGAACCGGGCTGGATCGGGTTGCCTTCCTCATCCAGAACCGTTGTGGTGGAACTGATCTTGACGGTCGGGCCACCCGGGTGCATCTGCCCCTTGGTAACGGTGGACAGTCCGCCGGTGCCGGTCTCGGAGGCGCCGATCGCGTCGGTGATCACCCGGTTGGGCAGCAATTCCAGGTACCGCTCCTTGACCGTCTGCGAGAACAGCGCGGCACTGCTGGCCAACACCCACAGCGAGGACAGATCGCGGGCGCGGCCCACCTCGGTGTCCAACGCGTCGATCAGCGGTCGCCCGATCGCGTCGCCGGCGAAGAACAGCATGTTGATCTTGTGCTTCTCGATGAGTTCCCACACCTCTTCGGGGTTGAACTCGGGCGCGAGCACCGTGGTGCGCCCCTGGAACAGGGCCATGAAGGTCGCGGCCTGGGTGGCGCCGTGGATCATCGGTGGGATCGGGAAACCGATGAATGGAGCGGCCTCGGCTCCCTGCTTTGCCAGGTCCCACTCACCCTCGATGTACTCGCCGGTGACGTAGTTGATCCCGCCGAACAGCGAGCGATAGATGTCCTCGTGCCGCCACATCACACCCTTGGGGAAGCCGGTGGTGCCGCCGGTGTAGATCAGGAAGATGTCGTCGGGGCTGCGCTCGGCGAAATCACGTTCCGGAGATCCCTGCGCCAGCGCATCTGCGAACGCGACGCCGCCGTACGAGTCAAACGACCCGTCCGCGCCATCTTCCACCACGATCGCGGTCTTGACGTTCGGGGTGCTCGGCAAGACGTTCGCGACCTTGTCCGCATACCGACGCTCATGCACCAGGGCCGCCATATCGGAGTTCTCGAACAGGTAGTGCAGCTCGGCCTCGACGTACCGGTAGTTCACGTTGACCGAGATGGCACGGATCTTGACGATGGCCGTCAGCGCCACGACGATCTCGATGCCGTTCCGGCAGTACAGACCCACCTTGTCGCCCGGGCCCACGCCCCGGCTCTGCAGATAGTGCCCCAGCCGGTTGGACTGCTCCTCAAGCTCTGCGTATGTCAGCTTTCGGTCACCGGAAATGATGGCAACACGATCGGGCATAGTGTCGATCGCATGCTCAATGAGGTCGGCAATGTTAAGGGCCATGTCCATAAATTAGAACGTGTTACATTTTTAGACAAGCCCCGGCCCAATGAAGGAGCCTCATGACGGACACAGTGACCGAACAGGACGCCCCGCACGCCCTGGTGGAACTCCGCGATCACGTCCTCATCGTGACGATGAATCGTCCGCACGCACGCAACGCCCTGTCCGGGGAAATGCTGGAGATCATGACGCAGGCCTGGGACCGCGTCGACAACGATCCCAACGTTCGCGTCTGCATCCTGACCGGCGCGGGCGGGTACTTCTGCGCTGGCGCCGACCTCAAGGCCATGAACAAGCGCGCCCCGGGCGACCAGTTCTCCGACGGCAGCTACGACCCGTCCGTCATCCCCGGTCTGCTCAAGGGCCGGCGCCTGACCAAGCCGCTGATCGCGGCCGTCGAGGGTCCCGCGATCGCCGGCGGCACCGAAATCCTGCAGGCCACCGATATCCGCGTCGCGGGTGAGAGCGCCAAATTCGGTGTCTCCGAGGTGAAGTGGAGCCTGTACCCGATGGGCGGGTCGGCCGTGCGCCTCCCCCGGCAGATCCCGTACACGGTCGCCTGCGACATCCTGCTCACCGGCCGGCACCTCAAGGCCCCGGAGGCCAAGGAAATCGGGCTCATCGGCCACGTCGTCCCCGACGGCCAGGCCCTGGACAAGGCCCTGGAGCTCGCGAACATGATCGCCGCGAACGGGCCCCTAGCGGTACAAGCGGTCCTCAAGACCATCCGCGATTCGGAAGGCCTGCACGAGAACGAGGCCTTTAAGGCCGACACCAAGGTGGGCATCGGCGTCTTCACCAGTAACGACGCCAAGGAAGGCCCCCGGGCCTTCGCCGAGAAGCGCGCCCCCAACTTCACCGGTACCTAAATCCGGGGCCTCACGGCACGAACAACTCGGGGTCGGCGAGCACCACGCCCACCGGCACATCGCCAATCCGTGTCGCCACGAACGGGACCCGCAGTTCCATGTTGCCGGGGAGGCAACTGGCCCCCGGGGCCGATTTGATGAGTTCGCCGGTGAATGTGCCGTCGGGTTGCGGCGTCCACTCCGAGGATTCGGTGACGATGACGCTGGGGCCGCGCTGCTGACTCGGGTTGCACGGCAACTCGGTTTTCAGCGGTTCGAGTTGCCATCTGTCATCCATGAAATGCGCGATGTTCGCGTTGATCGCTTCGCGGTGATTGGTGAGGTCCAACATCGCCGCGGAGGCCGCACATCCGGTCGCCGTGCATACCGAGTGAAAGGCCTTCCACGCGCTCATCGCCGGCAGCTGGGTGGGGACCTTGGAACCGTTCAGGGTGGAGTTGGGCTCGAAATCCATCCGGAAGGTTCCATCCAGCGTCGGCCCCGGCACATGCGGCGCAGGGGCAGCGGGCGGTACCGTCGCGGGGCTAGCGACCAGCACCCCGGCAGGGGCATCGCCGATACGAGCCGCCACGATCGGTACCTGCATCACGGTGCCCTGCAAGCCGCATTCGCTCGTCACCATCGTCACGGTGGATTCGCCGCGCAAGGTGCCGTCGGTCTGCGGCGTCAGCGACCACATGGTGATCTGGGTGTTGGCGCCGTCGAATTGCGTATCCGCGGGCGGACATTGCGGTTGGGGCTGACGATGCGGGGACGGCAGCCGTTGCCAACGGCCTTGTGTGAAGCGGAGTTCGGCAGACGCAGCCTGGGACAGCGCAACATTCGGGTTGGCGTTGTCCAGACGCGTTCCGGTGGCAGCACAGCCGGTCGCCACGCACTCCGAACGAAACGACCAAAAGGCGGTCGGTGACGTGGAATCCGGGGCTTGATTCGCCGGTGCCGAACCGTTGATCTTCATCTCGGTGTTCGCGATATCGATCCGGTACATCCCGTCCAGCTCCGCCACCGGAGGTTGCGGCGTGACCGCGGCGGCGGAAACAGCGTTTCGGTTGCGCTGCAACAGATATCCACCGACACCGAATGCGGCCAATACGACCGCAGCCACCACCGCCACCGCCATCACGCGGCGACGCCTCGGATCCTGTTTCTTGGACGGCTGGTGCACCGCCGGCTGGCCGTACTGGGCGGCGGCCGGGGCCTGAGACGCACTCCCCGACAAGTGCAATCGGGTTTCCTGAGGGCTGCCGGGCCACTCACCCATCGCGGCCCTCAGGGCGTCCGCGAAATCGCGACACCTATCGAAACGGGCACCGGGCTCCTTCGCCAATGCCTTCGCGAACACCGGATCCAGCCGCGCGAGATCCGGGCGACGTTCGCTGAGTGCCGGAGCCGCCGACTTCAGATGCTGGCTGATGACCGCCACCGGATTGGAATCCTCGAACGGAGGATTGCCGCACAGCAAATGAAATGCCGTGGCCGCCAGCGCATATTGGTCGGCACGGCCATCCAGTTCAGTACCCAGCAGCTGTTCCGGCGCCGCGTATGCGACCGTCCCGACAGTGAAGTTTGTGCCGGTGAGCTGACCAGGATCTGAAATCTGGCGCACGATCCCGAAGTCGGCCAGCAGAATCCGCCGCCCGCTTTCCGAGTTCGATATCAGGATGTTCGCCGGCTTGACGTCTCGGTGCAGCAAGCCCCGCTGATGGGCATAGTCCAGCGCATCCGCCACCGCCGAGACAATCGCATAGGCATCGGCTTCGGGGAAGCCCTTCGCGTACCGCTCGCGCAGCAGACGCGCCGCGTCGGACCCGTCCACGTAATCCATCGCGATCCACAACCGGCCGTCGGCCTCGCCCCGGTCGTGCACACCGACGATATGCGGATGCCACAGACCCGAGGCAAGCTCAGCCTCGCGGTTGAACCGCGCACGGTACTCATCATCTGCCGAGGTCTGCGCGCGAAGAATCTTCAGCGCATCCTGGCGTGGCAATCGCGGATGGTCGGCGAGGTACACCTCGCCCATCCCTCCCGAGCCCAGCATCCGGACGATGGTGAAACCCGCAAAAACTTCCCCAGCCCCCAACGACATTTCAAGATCGTATAGTGCGCCCACCGCGTCGGTAAGTGCATTGATTTACCCGCCGGGCACAGTGCCGTTAGATGGGACGATGACGCCGATGTTCCCGCTGCAGTCGGTACTGCTCCCCGGTGAGCCCCTCCCGCTGCGCATATTCGAGCCGCGTTACGTCGCTCTGGTCCGCGACGTGATGGCCGCCGATCGCACTTTCGGCGTCGTGCTGATCGCCCGCGGCCGCGAGGTGGGCGGCGGCGATGTCCGCAATGACGTAGGGACCGCGGCCCGCGTTCTCGACTGCGAGTCGCTGGGCGCGGATCGCTTCGCCTTGAGCTGCGAGGGCGCACACCGCATCCGGATCACCCATTGGCTTGATGACGATCCCTATCCGCGTGCCGAGGTGCAGCCGTGGCCCGATGAACCCGATGAACGCGTACTCCCGTTGAGCGCCCTCAATGAGGTGCAGATGCGCATCGAGAACCTGCTGCGTCGGGTTGCGGCCGCACGGCAAGTACGGCTGCCCCGACGCTGGTCGGTAGCCGCCGGACTACC
Coding sequences within:
- a CDS encoding NAD(P)H-dependent flavin oxidoreductase; the encoded protein is MHTDLCERFGIRYPIFGFTPSEKVAAAITRAGGMGVLGCVRFNDPDELDAVLNWMDENTDGKPYGVDIVMPAKVPTEGTAVDIDKLIPQGHKDFVEKTLADLGVPPLPGERESAGVLGWLHSVARSHVEVALKHPIKLIANALGSPPKDVIDQAHEHGVPVAALAGKAEHAKRHVENGVDIVVAQGYEAGGHTGDVASMVLWPEIVDALDGSAPVLAAGGIGSGRQAAAALALGASGVWTGSIWLTAAEYDLGTVTAGGDSVVQQALLKATSSDTVRTRIYTGKPARLLKTKWTQAWDAEDAPTPLPMPLQNILVSGAHERMNRAHDPETVCFPAGQIVGRMNEIRPTAEIVADLVAGFESTVDRLNEIRG
- a CDS encoding DUF559 domain-containing protein, whose amino-acid sequence is MADVPWPVIRAEALANRVVTGYALRQLTALYPGVYVPADAELTPRKRAEAAWLWSKRHGIVAGISAAALHGAKWLPQDGPAELIHTNRRAPRGISLWSDHLPSGEQTVVDGLPVTTPARTAYDIGRRTSVDLAVERLDALMNATGLSVADIVTIVADHRGARGLNRLIQVLDLVDGGAESPWETRTRLIVVRAGFPTPQTQLVVRNRFGDFIARLDMGWEDRKVGIEFDGAQHWTSAHQRTRDIDRATELADEGWRIIRVSSDMVRHRAGTIVARVAEAFTALAA
- a CDS encoding acyl-CoA dehydrogenase family protein, with translation MHIAYTPEQEELRRELRAYFDKLLTPERREALASNQGEYGSGNVYRETVEQMGADGWLALGWPKEFGGQDRSVMDQLIFTDEAAIAGAPVPFLTINSVAPTIMHFGTDEQKKFFLPKIAAGKLHFSIGYSEPGAGTDLASLRTSAVRDGDDYVINGQKMWTSLIEYADYIWLAVRTNTEVKKHRGISMLIVPTTAEGFSYTKVRTMAGPGTSATYYQDVRVPVTSRVGEENAGWKLVTNQLNHERVALVSSAPIITALREVREWAQNTKGPEGRIIDSEWVQLNLARVHAKVEYLKLINWELASTTDAAPSPADASATKVFGTELATEAYRLLMEVLGTAATLRQDSPGAQLRGRVERMHRACLILTFGGGTNEVQRDIIAMTALGQPAASR
- a CDS encoding acyl-CoA synthetase gives rise to the protein MDMALNIADLIEHAIDTMPDRVAIISGDRKLTYAELEEQSNRLGHYLQSRGVGPGDKVGLYCRNGIEIVVALTAIVKIRAISVNVNYRYVEAELHYLFENSDMAALVHERRYADKVANVLPSTPNVKTAIVVEDGADGSFDSYGGVAFADALAQGSPERDFAERSPDDIFLIYTGGTTGFPKGVMWRHEDIYRSLFGGINYVTGEYIEGEWDLAKQGAEAAPFIGFPIPPMIHGATQAATFMALFQGRTTVLAPEFNPEEVWELIEKHKINMLFFAGDAIGRPLIDALDTEVGRARDLSSLWVLASSAALFSQTVKERYLELLPNRVITDAIGASETGTGGLSTVTKGQMHPGGPTVKISSTTTVLDEEGNPIQPGSGVRGLIAKSGHIPVGYFKDEKKTAETFKTFNGVRYAIPGDWATVEADGTVTMLGRGSVSINTGGEKVFPEEVESVLKGHPAVFDAVVVGVPDEKWGQHVGAVIAVREGVELTFEDLDIHARKEIAGYKVPRSVWIVESVKRNPAGKADYRWAKEISETEKVDLVNSKHVNTGA
- a CDS encoding LON peptidase substrate-binding domain-containing protein — translated: MTPMFPLQSVLLPGEPLPLRIFEPRYVALVRDVMAADRTFGVVLIARGREVGGGDVRNDVGTAARVLDCESLGADRFALSCEGAHRIRITHWLDDDPYPRAEVQPWPDEPDERVLPLSALNEVQMRIENLLRRVAAARQVRLPRRWSVAAGLPTGAEKRLWALASRVPMGQADRYAVLAAPTLEMRAAALNEAIDTVEAMLDFRETER
- a CDS encoding acyl-CoA dehydrogenase family protein; this encodes MDFSLTEAQTDLAGLTRTIASAISTPERQKELDKQDSRFDWQLWTKLVEADILSTAAPESVGGGGFGVLEQSSILVELGRELAAVPYLESVVLAAGALATFGSEALRNDWAAPAVAGKKVLTIALDGEPGEGPVAARTEGAGYVLTGNRVLVPFGVEADAYLVPAETETGTAVFLVSAQDTGVTQEALHTTGKDSSAELILSEVPVAADRKVGGVEIVEWLRLRESLGHSAYQLGVLERALELTADYARTREQFGKPIGGFQAVAQRLADGYIDVKGLRLTLWQAAWRVSEDLPADVDVATAKFWAADAGHRVAHTAVHVHGGVGIDEDHPVHRYFLAAKRGEFASGSATEQLRRIGRELADTPA
- a CDS encoding serine/threonine-protein kinase is translated as MSLGAGEVFAGFTIVRMLGSGGMGEVYLADHPRLPRQDALKILRAQTSADDEYRARFNREAELASGLWHPHIVGVHDRGEADGRLWIAMDYVDGSDAARLLRERYAKGFPEADAYAIVSAVADALDYAHQRGLLHRDVKPANILISNSESGRRILLADFGIVRQISDPGQLTGTNFTVGTVAYAAPEQLLGTELDGRADQYALAATAFHLLCGNPPFEDSNPVAVISQHLKSAAPALSERRPDLARLDPVFAKALAKEPGARFDRCRDFADALRAAMGEWPGSPQETRLHLSGSASQAPAAAQYGQPAVHQPSKKQDPRRRRVMAVAVVAAVVLAAFGVGGYLLQRNRNAVSAAAVTPQPPVAELDGMYRIDIANTEMKINGSAPANQAPDSTSPTAFWSFRSECVATGCAATGTRLDNANPNVALSQAASAELRFTQGRWQRLPSPHRQPQPQCPPADTQFDGANTQITMWSLTPQTDGTLRGESTVTMVTSECGLQGTVMQVPIVAARIGDAPAGVLVASPATVPPAAPAPHVPGPTLDGTFRMDFEPNSTLNGSKVPTQLPAMSAWKAFHSVCTATGCAASAAMLDLTNHREAINANIAHFMDDRWQLEPLKTELPCNPSQQRGPSVIVTESSEWTPQPDGTFTGELIKSAPGASCLPGNMELRVPFVATRIGDVPVGVVLADPELFVP
- a CDS encoding long-chain-fatty-acid--CoA ligase, whose protein sequence is MSTPQDATVTQLLANLADVEDRGLHFEGSFTSWRDHVAESRRLASALRARLDSSKPPHIGVILENTPGFARLLSAAALGGLVLVGLNSTRRGSALQRDVELADCQFVITDESDTVAGLQHPLIEIADVRPDNLFMLIFTSGTSGDPKAVQITHAKVASAGIMLSSRFGLGPSDTCYLSMPMFHSNAVLAGWSVALAAGASIALRRKFSASGFLDDVRAYGATYANYVGKPMSYVLATPERSDDAENPLKFMYGNEAAVGDTDRFAKRFGAFVVDGFGSTEGGVALGWAPGTPPGAIGPLTPDVQILDIQTGKPCPPAIFDHSGKVVNAAEATGELVNVTGPGRFTGYYKNPEADAERMVDGKYHSGDLAYADANGYVYFSGRLGDWLRVDGENLGTAPIERVLLRHPDITEAAVYGIPDPTVGDRVMAALVVRDGFEASALVEFLSAQEDLGPKQWPTFVRVGTDLPRTATFKVVKRQLAAEALDTTDPLWRLSGTTYIQP
- a CDS encoding crotonase/enoyl-CoA hydratase family protein translates to MTDTVTEQDAPHALVELRDHVLIVTMNRPHARNALSGEMLEIMTQAWDRVDNDPNVRVCILTGAGGYFCAGADLKAMNKRAPGDQFSDGSYDPSVIPGLLKGRRLTKPLIAAVEGPAIAGGTEILQATDIRVAGESAKFGVSEVKWSLYPMGGSAVRLPRQIPYTVACDILLTGRHLKAPEAKEIGLIGHVVPDGQALDKALELANMIAANGPLAVQAVLKTIRDSEGLHENEAFKADTKVGIGVFTSNDAKEGPRAFAEKRAPNFTGT